From a single Fusarium fujikuroi IMI 58289 draft genome, chromosome FFUJ_chr03 genomic region:
- a CDS encoding related to SCS3 Inositol phospholipid synthesis protein translates to MVTTRRAARAAAEANDTVMDSPSRSTSTPRSSPFLPTPLERAGLVIFPALLIFGTIFSIISPQTRAAPYDPIAQSHFQDPSVSPSYFARKSNLFNVLFVKRGWAWITVAFFVFTFSHPSTTDTGRRVRASLRWVAVTTLWFLVTQWCFGPALIDRGFRWTGGRCELARREVEFGSDTVGDKVTAVACKAAGGKWKGGHDISGHVFLLTLGTAFLMQEVGWAVLRWSGKRNEERCVVMTDGALKSANVESDTSLGEGSERPALGLGGKFAVGVMGLSAWMLLMTAIYFHTWFEKFTGLLTAVTAFYIVYIVPRFVPAVRQVIGLPGI, encoded by the exons ATGGTTACTACCCGACGTGCTGCGAGGGCGGCTGCTGAAGCGAACGATACAGTTATGGATTCTCCCTCAAGATCGACTTCGACACCTCGCTCGTCTCCTTTCCTGCCGACACCTCTAGAGAGAGCTGGGCTTGTAATATTCCCAGCTCTCTTGATCTTCGgaaccatcttctccataaTCTCGCCGCAGACACGCGCCGCGCCGTACGATCCTATCGCGCAGTCGCATTTCCAAGATCCCAGCGTGTCTCCGAGCTACTTCGCGCGCAAGTCCAATCTTTTCAACGTTCTCTTTGTCAAGCGAGGCTGGGCATGGATCACTGTTgcattctttgtcttcaCTTTCAGCCATCCTAGCACCACTGACACCGGACGACGTGTTCGCGCGAGTCTACGATGGGTTGCTGTAACAACACTGTGGTTCCTCGTGACGCAGTGGTGTTTTGGGCCTGCTCTGATCGACCGTGGTTTCCGATGGACAGGTGGGCGCTGCGAGCTCGCTCGAAGAGAGGTTGAATTTGGCTCCGATACTGTTGGTGATAAGGTCACAGCAGTAGCCTGTAAAGCTGCCGGTGGTAAATGGAAGGGAGGTCATGACATATCGGGCCACGTCTTCCTCCTGACACTGGGTACTGCGTTTCTCATGCAGGAGGTCGGTTGGGCTGTGTTGAGATGGTCTGGCAAACGAAACGAGGAGCGATGCGTCGTTATGACCGACGGAGCGCTCAAGAGCGCTAATGTCGAATCTGATACATCTCTGGGCGAAGGTTCCGAGCGACCTGCCTTAGGTCTCGGTGGCAAGTTCGCCGTGGGTGTCATGGGATTGAGTGCTTGGATGCTACTCATGACGGCTATTTACTTCCACACATGGTTCGAGAAG TTTACTGGACTCTTGACCGCGGTGACGGCCTTTTACATTGTGTATATTGTGCCTCGCTTTGTACCTGCTGTTAGACAGGTCATTGGTCTTCCTGGTATATAG
- a CDS encoding related to amidohydrolase AmhX — protein MVCLDHVRGLAAFAFGLALLATPASSLQTTLEARQTKNATSPYTDAVSDYVDSLDKELWSINKNIHDNPELGYKEFKAHKLLTSFMKKQNGWNVTDTVGGIDTAFMAVFDGSGDGPVVSFNAEYDALEGLGHACGHNLIATASLGGALATAEVMRKEKLGGKVILFGTPAEESLGGKVKMLEAGVFKDAKIDISLISHPSNGPDTPYMLAQSTDRVDVEYTGREAHAAAGPWEGINAQDALLLANSALSYMRQQMRTTDRVHGIIHSAGTRINVIPADASGSYQLRAANEEQLEELSDRVYNCFKAGALGTGAKMNFTTRPYGYANMNNNDGLAASYTRWFEELGGNLPDADVDKMREPGGSTDQGNISQDFPAISPMFQITFANGTVPKSGPHTAPFEVAAGSKPAFEKTLMVAKGLAGVAVDVLTVDGLLDEIKDGFKKTKSSARRRR, from the coding sequence ATGGTCTGTCTAGATCATGTCAGAGGCCTCGCAGCCTTTGCGTTCGGCCTCGCACTCCTCGCAACcccagcatcatcacttcAAACCACCCTTGAAGCACGCCAAACGAAGAATGCTACAAGTCCATACACAGACGCAGTCTCAGACTACGTCGACTCACTCGATAAGGAGCTCTGGTCAATCAACAAGAACATCCACGACAATCCTGAGCTTGGATATAAAGAGTTCAAAGCTCACAAACTTCTCACGTCGttcatgaagaagcagaatggATGGAACGTGACCGATACAGTCGGTGGAATCGACACTGCTTTTATGGCCGTGTTTGATGGCTCAGGTGATGGTCCTGTCGTGAGCTTCAATGCCGAGTACGATGCGCTGGAAGGACTGGGACATGCCTGTGGCCATAATTTGATTGCGACAGCATCGCTAGGTGGCGCTCTTGCAACCGCTGAGGTCATgcgcaaggagaagcttggtggCAAGGTCATTCTCTTTGGTACACCAGCTGAAGAATCTCTTGGTggaaaggtcaagatgcTCGAAGCTGGTGTCTTCAAGGACGCCAAGATTGACATCTCTCTGATCTCACACCCCAGTAACGGCCCCGACACACCGTACATGCTGGCCCAGTCAACAGATCGTGTCGATGTTGAGTACACAGGTCGTGAGGCTCATGCTGCGGCCGGGCCATGGGAAGGCATCAATGCACAAGACGCACTTCTCCTCGCCAACAGTGCTCTGTCCTATATGCGCCAGCAGATGCGCACAACAGATCGTGTCCATGGAATCATCCACTCAGCAGGAACTCGTATCAACGTTATTCCTGCCGATGCATCAGGAAGCTACCAGCTTCGCGCCGCCAATGAGGAACAACTCGAAGAGCTCTCAGACCGTGTGTACAACTGCTTTAAGGCTGGTGCTCTCGGCACAGGCGCAAAGATGAACTTCACAACACGACCATACGGCTACGCCAACATGAACAATAATGATGGCCTCGCTGCATCATACACACGTTGGTTCGAGGAGCTTGGCGGTAACCTCCCCGATGCTGATGTCGACAAGATGCGAGAGCCCGGTGGTTCAACTGACCAAGGCAATATCAGCCAGGACTTCCCAGCTATCAGCCCAATGTTTCAGATCACCTTTGCTAATGGCACGGTTCCAAAGAGTGGCCCTCACACTGCGCCCTTCGAGGTCGCAGCGGGAAGCAAGCCTGCTTTCGAGAAGACACTTATGGTGGCGAAGGGTCTCGCTGGTGTTGCTGTGGATGTTTTGACGGTTGATGGGCTTTTGGATGAGATTAAGGATGGGTTCAAGAAGACGAAGTCCTCTGCTCGACGAAGGAGATAA
- a CDS encoding beta-tubulin, which translates to MREIVHVQVGQCGNQVGSSFWQTVSGEHGVDGSGSYNGTDDQQRERIDVYFAEARLPLSLTATKDKYVPRAVLVDLEPGPQDAIRAGPLGQLFRPDNFVAGNASAGNNWAKGHYTEGAELVEEAIDVVRHEVENCEHLQGFQLTHSLGGGTGSGMGTLLLSKIREEFPDRMMATFSVMPSPKVSDTVVEPYNATLSLNQLVENSDETFCIDNEALYDIYEKTLKIADPSYADLNYLISTVMAGVTTCFRFPGQLNSDLRKLAVNMIPFPRLHFFMVGFAPLTGRKMQGFQHLTVPSLAQQIFDNKNVMAAADFRNGRYLTCSAIFRGKLSTKEIEDQMLKVQTKNSEYFVDWIPNNVQTSVCSVPPRGLPMAATFVGNSTAIQEIFKRVDDQFSAMFRRKAFLHWYTSEGMDEMEFTEAQSNLHDLVSEYQQYQDAEIDDEVEEYEGEGEPEEYEG; encoded by the exons ATGCGTGAGATT GTGCACGTTCAAGTCGGCCAATGT GGCAACCAAGTCGGCTCCAGTTTCTG GCAAACCGTCTCTGGGGAGCATGGCGTTGACGGCAGCGGCTC ATACAACGGAACCGACGACCAGCAGCGAGAGCGCATCGACGTCTACTTCGCCGAGGCGCGTCTCCCCCTCTCACTCACC GCCACAAAGGATAAGTACGTGCCCCGCGCGGTCCTTGTGGATCTTGAGCCCGGTCCTCAGGATGCCATCCGCGCCGGTCCCCTAGGCCAGCTTTTCCGCCCCGACAACTTCGTCGCCGGAAATGCCAGTGCCGGTAACAACTGGGCCAAGGGTCATTACACCGAAGGTGCTGAGCTCGTTGAGGAGGCCATTGATGTCGTGCGACACGAGGTTGAGAACTGTGAGCATCTTCAGGGTTTCCAGCTCACCCACTCTCTCGGCGGTGGTACCGGTTCCGGTATGGGAACGCTTCTTCTGTCGAAAATCCGTGAGGAGTTTCCCGATCGCATGATGGCTACTTTCTCCGTTATGCCCTCGCCCAAGGTTTCTGATACAGTTGTCGAACCTTACAACGCCACTCTGTCATTGAACCAGCTTGTCGAGAACTCCGATGAGACCTTCTGTATCGATAACGAGGCTTTGTACGACATTTACGAGAAGACCCTGAAGATCGCTGATCCTTCTTATGCCGATCTTAACTACCTGATCTCGACAGTTATGGCTGGCGTGACGACATGTTTCCGATTCCCCGGTCAGCTTAACTCTGATCTGCGCAAGTTGGCCGTCAACATGATTCCCTTCCCTCGACTTCACTTCTTCATGGTTGGATTTGCGCCTTTGACCGGTCGCAAGATGCAGGGTTTCCAACATCTTACCGTGCCCAGCCTTGCTCAGCAGATTTTCGATAACAAGAACgtcatggctgctgctgatttCCGCAACGGTCGATACCTCACTTGTTCCGCGATTTT CCGCGGTAAGCTATCGACAAAGGAGATCGAAGACCAGATGCTCAAGGTGCAAACCAAGAACTCAGAGTATTTCGTCGACTGGATCCCCAACAACGTGCAAACCTCCGTCTGCTCTGTTCCCCCCAGAGGTCTCCCCATGGCCGCCACATTCGTCGGAAACTCCACCGCCATCCAGGAGATCTTCAAGCGCGTCGACGACCAATTCTCCGCCATGTTCCGTCGCAAGGCTTTCTTGCATTGGTACACCAGCGAGGGTATGGACGAGATGGAATTCACTGAGGCCCAGTCCAACTTGCACGACTTGGTCAGCGAGTATCAGCAGTACCAGGatgctgagattgacgacgaggttgaggagtatgagggtgagggtgagccCGAGGAGTACGAGGGCTAG
- a CDS encoding related to alkaline phosphatase D precursor yields MKSAVVLYACGLLATAVTAEFDGNLNYASPSRRHARLGVDVPLVKRRSLKRGNTPYDPSQLNFTHGVASGDPWPQSVILWTRVAPSAKSDESENVVNGTAGHYSHETEKYIKADPHPICVEWKVYESKSASGNGKTAASGRAYTTSDIDYTVKVEADGLKPLTTYYYQFKVCDSNVKSPVGRTKTAPTANDDVSDLSFAVFSCSNYPNGYFNAYGNAARKDEHDYVIHLGDYIYEYGANGSRASQPSAEIFTLHDYRTRHGQYRTDPDLQLLSQNFAWIPTWDDHEFANNGYRDGFSGLNNTEESFLKEGRKVTVDTRKVNAVRAYFEWMPIRQTDLDDGLRVWRSFQMGKLLDLIILDTRNYDRSITSLDWNDNYIDMIRDDPSRTLMGSRQENWFYRSLSKSKDRGAAWRIVGNQIIFSRITEDWGNGEVLPGDNWSGYVANRNRTLKHLYDNDIGNNIFLAGDSHQNWVSDLVWLGTKEYDNKTGAGSIGVEFAGTAVSSNGVGGPIEPAAGKAARARVQKNPELQWQEGYYRGYFILDVNAKQVSSRFYGSPSVASRNSWDIPLANFTVVSGDNHLKRPVAGGRAESGALRYGEVKHTNLTLNTETGEWKNVGFDTMYVKHD; encoded by the exons ATGAAGTCTGCTGTGGTTCTCTATGCTTGTGGCCTTCTGGCTACAGCTGTGACAGCCGAGTTCGACGGCAACTTGAACTACGCCAGTCCATCTCGTCGTCATGCTCGTCTTGGAGTCGATGTTCCATTGGTCAAGCGTCGATCGTTGAAGCGCGGCAACACTCCTTATGATCCTTCTCAGCTCAACTTCACCCACGGAGTGGCCTCCGGAGATCCTTGGCCTCAGAGTGTCATCCTCTGGACCCGTGTTGCACCCTCCGCTAAGTctgatgagagtgagaatGTTGTGAACGGCACCGCGGGACATTACAGTCATGAGACTGAGAAGTATATCAAGGCTGATCCTCATCCTATTTGTGTGGAGTGGAAGGTTTATGAGTCCAAGTCTGCTTCTGGAAATGGGAAGACGGCCGCTAGTGGACGAGCTTATACGACCTCTGATATCGATTACACTGTCAAA gttgaagctgatggcTTGAAGCCTCTCACCACTTACTACTACCAGTTCAAAGTCTGTGACTCGAATGTCAAGAGCCCTGTTGGCCGCACCAAGACTGCTCCTACCGCCAACGATGACGTCTCTGATCTGAGCTTCGCTGTGTTCTCCTGCAGCAACTACC CCAATGGCTACTTCAATGCTTATGGCAACGCCGCCAGAAAGGATGAGCACGACTATGTTATCCATCTGGGAGATTATATTTATGAGTATGGAGCCAACGGAAGCCGGGCTAGCCAGCCCTCTGCTGAGATCTTCACTCTTCACGACTACCGAACTCGCCATGGACAG TACCGCACGGATCCCGATCTGCAGCTTCTGTCACAGAACTTTGCTTGGATCCCGACTTGGGATGATCACG AGTTCGCCAACAACGGCTACAGAGATGGATTCTCTGGTCTTAACAATACTGAAGAATCCTTCTTGAAGGAGGGCCGCAAGGTTACCGTTGACACTCGAAAGGTTAACGCCGTCCGAGCTTACTTCGAGTGGATGCCCATCCG CCAAACTGATCTAGACGACGGTCTTCGAGTCTGGCGATCTTTCCAAATGGGCAAGCTCCTAGATCTGATCATCCTCGACACTCGAAACTACGACCGcagcatcaccagcctcGACTGGAATGACAACTACATCGACATGATCCGCGATGATCCCAGCCGCACTCTCATGGGAAGTCGTCAGGAGAACTGGTTCTATCGATCTCTTAGCAAGTCTAAGGACCGAGGTGCCGCCTGGAGAATCGTTGGCAACCAGATCATCTTCTCGCGTATCACCGAGGATTGGGGTAATGGCGAGGTTCTTCCTGGTGATAACTGGAGT GGCTATGTCGCCAACCGAAACCGCACTCTGAAGCATCTGTACGACAACGATATTGGAAACAACATCTTCCTCGCTGGAGACAGCCACCAGAACTGG GTATCGGATCTCGTTTGGCTTGGGACCAAGGAATACGACAACAAGACAGGTGCCGGAAGTATTGGTGTCGAGTTCGCTGGAACCGCTGTCAGCTCTAACGGAGTTGGTGGCCCTATCGAGCCTGCAGCCGGCAAGGCTGCTCGCGCCAGAGTTCAGAAGAACCCTGAGCTTCAGTGGCAAGAGGGTTATTACCGAGGATACTTCATTCTGGATGTGAATGCTAAGCAGGTCTCGTCCCGATTCTATG GCTCTCCTTCTGTCGCCTCTCGCAACTCCTGGGATATCCCTCTGGCGAACTTCACCGTCGTCTCTGGTGACAACCATTTGAAGCGTCCTGTTGCTGGGGGTCGGGCCGAGTCTGGTGCTCTTCGATATGGAGAAGTCAAGCACACAAATCTCACTCTCAACACTGAGACAGGCGAGTGGAAGAACGTCGGCTTTGACACAATGTACGTCAAGCATGATTAA